The proteins below are encoded in one region of Neofelis nebulosa isolate mNeoNeb1 chromosome 17, mNeoNeb1.pri, whole genome shotgun sequence:
- the SARS2 gene encoding serine--tRNA ligase, mitochondrial, with translation MAASMARRLWPLVAGRGLRSRRGCICSHSPKTTFATERRDRNLLYEHAREGYSALPHLDMEPLCACPEEAARALQLRKGELRPEDLPAIISAWQELRQLREQIRSLEEEKGAVAEAVRALMVNRDNTQVQQDPQYQSLRAHGREIREQLVVLYPKETQLEEEFYLRALRLPNQTHPDVPVGDESQARVLHVVGDKPAFSFRPRGHLEIAEKLDIIRQKRLSHVSGHRSYYLRGAGALLQHGLVNFTLNKLIQRGFTPMTVPDLLRGAVFEGCGMTPNANPSQIYNIDPSRFEDLNLAGTAEVGLAGYFMDHSVAFRDLPIRMVCSSTCYRAETDTGKEPRGLYRVHHFTKVEMFGVTGPGLEQSSQLLEEFLSLQMEILTELGLHFRVLDMPTQELGLPAYRKFDIEAWMPGRGRFGEVTSASNCTDFQSRRLHIMFQKEAGELQFAHTVNATACAVPRLLIALLESNQREDGSVLVPPALQPYLGTDRITAPTHVPLQYIGPNQPQKPRLPGRPASS, from the exons ATGGCGGCGTCCATGGCGCGGCGCTTGTGGCCTTTGGTGGCTGGTCGGGGTCTTCGTTCCCGGAGAGGCTGCATCTGCAGCCATAGCCCAAAAACAACTTTTGCCACGGAGAGACGAGACCGGAACCTCCTGTACGAGCACGCGCGCGAGGGCTACAGCGCGCTCCCTCATCTGGACATGGAACCTCTGTGCGCATGCCCGGAAGAGGCCGCGCGCGCCCTGCAGCTCCGCAAGGGGGAGCTGCGGCCCGAAGACCTGCCCGCGATC ATCTCAGCATGGCAGGAGCTGAGGCAGCTGCGGGAGCAGATCCGGAgtctggaggaagagaagggggccGTGGCTGAGGCAGTACGGGCCCTGATG GTCAACCGGGACAACACTCAAGTGCAGCAG GACCCCCAGTATCAGAGTCTGCGGGCCCACGGCCGAGAGATCCGCGAGCAGCTCGTGGTCCTGTACCCCAAGGAGACTCAGCTTGAAGAGGAGTTCTACCTGCGGGCGCTGAGGCTGCCCAACCAGACCCACCCGGATGTG CCCGTCGGGGACGAGAGCCAGGCCCGGGTGCTCCACGTGGTCGGAGACAAGCCAG CATTCTCCTTCCGACCCCGGGGCCACCTGGAAATTGCGGAGAAACTTGACATCATCCGGCAGAA GCGCCTGTCCCACGTGTCCGGCCACCGCTCCTATTATCTCCGCGGGGCTGGGGCCCTCCTGCAGCACGGCCTGGTCAACTTCACCCTCAACAAGCTCATCCAGCGG GGCTTCACTCCCATGACAGTGCCAGACCTTCTCCGGGGAGCTGTGTTT GAAGGCTGTGGGATGACACCAAATGCCAACCCGTCCCAAATTTACAATATCGACCCATCCCGCTTCGAAGACCTCAACCTGGCTGGGACAGCAGAGGTGGGGCTCGCTG gctACTTCATGGACCACTCCGTGGCCTTCAGGGACCTGCCAATCAG gaTGGTTTGTTCCAGTACCTGCTACCGGGCTGAGACAGACACAGGGAAGGAGCCACGGGGACTGTATCGAGTGCATCATTTCACCAAG GTGGAGATGTTCGGGGTGACAGGCCCTGGGCTGGAGCAGAGCTCACAGCTGCTGGAGGAGTTCCTGTCCCTGCAGATGGAGATCTTGACGGAGCTGGGCCTGCACTTCCG CGTCCTGGACATGCCCACCCAGGAACTGGGCCTCCCCGCCTACCGCAAGTTCGATATCGAGGCCTGGATGCCGGGCCGCGGCCGCTTTGGCGAG GTCACCAGTGCTTCCAACTGCACGGACTTCCAGAGCCGCCGGCTGCACATCATGTTCCAGAAGGAGGCCGGGGAGCTGCAGTTTGCCCACACA GTGAACGCCACAGCCTGTGCCGTCCCTCGCCTGCTCATCGCCCTCCTGGAGAGCAACCAGCGGGAG GACGGCTCGGTCCTCgtgccccctgccctccagccctaCCTTGGCACCGATCGGATCACGGCCCCCACCCACGTGC